Proteins from a genomic interval of Drosophila melanogaster chromosome 2R:
- the csul gene encoding capsuleen, isoform B has translation MNYYVCLHQEGVNSIPKLIEKAFANNYNVVSTSINANMLPFEPHESDPTYPATILSGSDWNSKVIFTMSDVNVDSPNDKLREHAKEVFMRDVAWAEHLQNVGNLMVRLRGPENENLASIVLAKTKGNWFIQVPITNPELATFEHRKDATAEEVAEAESNDPWNWWNNLRMVTKHSTKVKVVIELNDADRPSKETVRRWLGEPIEAIIIPSSLFVRNRSNYCVLKKEWQLIVGHFISVRANIIISTNPNDKALCQYADYVNKLINDNCDKHMLNSYENMLEIPLQPLCDNLDTYTYEVFETDPVKYKLYQDAVQAALLDRVSAAEAKTKLTVVMLLGGGRGPLARAVFNAAELTKRKVRLYIIEKNPNAIRTLSNMVKTLWADKDVHIFSKDMRDFSPPELADIMVSELLGSFGDNELSPECLDGALKLLKPDGISIPYKSTSYINPLMSAVLHQNVCQLLPTYPAFDYGYVSLLKNIYHIDEPQALFEFVHPNRAENIDNTRCKTVSFKVNKDCVLHGIGGYFDTHLYKDICLSINPLTHTPGMFSWFPMFFATRPRTLREGQTISIQFWRCVDATKVWYEWQVVNSPDDWEHHNTRGTGYNMRL, from the exons ATGAATTACTACGTCTGTCTGCACCAGGAGGGTGTTAATAGCATACCCAAGTTAATCGAGAAGGCCTTCGCGAACAACTATAATGTGGTTTCCACCTCTATCAACGCCAATATGTTGCCCTTCGAACCACACGAATCGGATCCCACATATCCGGCCACAATTTTGAGCGGCAGCGACTGGAATTCCAAGGTGATATTTACCATGTCCGACGTGAATGTGGACTCGCCGAATGACAAGCTGCGCGAACACGCAAAGGAGGTATTCATGAGGGACGTGGCCTGGGCGGAGCACCTGCAAAATGTGGGCAACCTGATGGTACGGCTGCGCGGTCCGGAAAACGAGAATCTGGCCTCCATTGTGCTGGCCAAAACAAAGG GGAACTGGTTCATCCAAGTGCCCATCACCAATCCAGAACTGGCCACATTCGAGCACCGAAAGGATGCCACCGCCGAGGAGGTGGCTGAAGCGGAATCGAATGACCCGTGGAACTGGTGGAATAACCTGCGCATGGTCACCAAACACAGCACCAAAGTGAAGGTTGTGATAGAGCTAAACGATGCTGATCGACCCAGCAAGGAAACAGTGCGTCGCTGGTTGGGCGAACCAATCGAGGCAATCATCATTCCGTCTTCCCTGTTCGTCAGAAACCGCTCCAACTACTGTGTGCTGAAGAAGGAGTGGCAGCTCATCGTCGGGCACTTCATCTCGGTACGGGCCAACATCATCATCTCCACAAATCCCAACGATAAGGCTTTGTGCCAGTACGCGGATTACGTAAATAAGCTAATTAATGATAACTGCGATAAGCACATGCTAAACAG CTATGAAAACATGCTGGAAATTCCACTGCAGCCTCTTTGCGATAATCTGGACACCTATACCTATGAGGTATTCGAAACTGATCCTGTCAAATACAAACTCTATCAGGATGCCGTACAAGCGGCCCTGTTGGATCGAGTAAGCGCTGCGGAGGCTAAAACGAAACTG ACAGTTGTAATGCTACTGGGTGGAGGACGAGGTCCTTTAGCGAGAGCTGTTTTCAATGCTGCCGAGTTAACGAAGCGCAAAGTTCGCCTCTACATCATAGAAAAGAATCCCAATGCCATCCGCACCCTCTCCAACATGGTTAAAACGCTTTGGGCCGATAAGG ATGTTCACATTTTTTCAAAGGACATGCGGGACTTTTCCCCTCCAGAGCTGGCTGACATCATGGTTTCGGAGTTACTTGGTTCCTTTGGCGATAATGAACTTTCGCCCGAGTGCCTTGATGGAGCACTGAAGCTGCTCAAACCGGATGGAATCAGTATACCCTACAAATCCACCTCCTACATTAATCCACTGATGTCAGCAGTGCTGCACCAAAATGTCTGCCAATTGTTACCAACCTATCCTGCCTTCGACTACGGCTATGTGTCGCTGCTAAAGAATATTTACCATATTGACGAGCCGCAGGCTCTGTTTGAATTCGTACATCCTAATCGAGCGGAAAATATTGACAATACTCGCTGCAAGACGGTTTCATTTAAAGTCAATAAAGATTGCGTGCTGCACGGAATCGGCGGATACTTTGATACCCATTTGTACAAGGACATCTGCCTAAGCATCAATCCTCTGACCCATACGCCTGGCATGTTCTCCTGGTTCCCCATGTTCTTCGCAACG CGTCCAAGAACTCTGAGGGAGGGACAGACTATATCCATCCAGTTTTGGCGATGCGTGGATGCAACCAAAGTGTGGTACGAATGGCAGGTGGTCAATTCTCCAGACGATTGGGAGCACCATAACACACGCGGGACAGGTTACAACATGCGATTGTAA
- the csul gene encoding capsuleen, isoform A has product MNYYVCLHQEGVNSIPKLIEKAFANNYNVVSTSINANMLPFEPHESDPTYPATILSGSDWNSKVIFTMSDVNVDSPNDKLREHAKEVFMRDVAWAEHLQNVGNLMVRLRGPENENLASIVLAKTKDDFPSGNWFIQVPITNPELATFEHRKDATAEEVAEAESNDPWNWWNNLRMVTKHSTKVKVVIELNDADRPSKETVRRWLGEPIEAIIIPSSLFVRNRSNYCVLKKEWQLIVGHFISVRANIIISTNPNDKALCQYADYVNKLINDNCDKHMLNSYENMLEIPLQPLCDNLDTYTYEVFETDPVKYKLYQDAVQAALLDRVSAAEAKTKLTVVMLLGGGRGPLARAVFNAAELTKRKVRLYIIEKNPNAIRTLSNMVKTLWADKDVHIFSKDMRDFSPPELADIMVSELLGSFGDNELSPECLDGALKLLKPDGISIPYKSTSYINPLMSAVLHQNVCQLLPTYPAFDYGYVSLLKNIYHIDEPQALFEFVHPNRAENIDNTRCKTVSFKVNKDCVLHGIGGYFDTHLYKDICLSINPLTHTPGMFSWFPMFFATRPRTLREGQTISIQFWRCVDATKVWYEWQVVNSPDDWEHHNTRGTGYNMRL; this is encoded by the exons ATGAATTACTACGTCTGTCTGCACCAGGAGGGTGTTAATAGCATACCCAAGTTAATCGAGAAGGCCTTCGCGAACAACTATAATGTGGTTTCCACCTCTATCAACGCCAATATGTTGCCCTTCGAACCACACGAATCGGATCCCACATATCCGGCCACAATTTTGAGCGGCAGCGACTGGAATTCCAAGGTGATATTTACCATGTCCGACGTGAATGTGGACTCGCCGAATGACAAGCTGCGCGAACACGCAAAGGAGGTATTCATGAGGGACGTGGCCTGGGCGGAGCACCTGCAAAATGTGGGCAACCTGATGGTACGGCTGCGCGGTCCGGAAAACGAGAATCTGGCCTCCATTGTGCTGGCCAAAACAAAGG ATGATTTTCCTTCAGGGAACTGGTTCATCCAAGTGCCCATCACCAATCCAGAACTGGCCACATTCGAGCACCGAAAGGATGCCACCGCCGAGGAGGTGGCTGAAGCGGAATCGAATGACCCGTGGAACTGGTGGAATAACCTGCGCATGGTCACCAAACACAGCACCAAAGTGAAGGTTGTGATAGAGCTAAACGATGCTGATCGACCCAGCAAGGAAACAGTGCGTCGCTGGTTGGGCGAACCAATCGAGGCAATCATCATTCCGTCTTCCCTGTTCGTCAGAAACCGCTCCAACTACTGTGTGCTGAAGAAGGAGTGGCAGCTCATCGTCGGGCACTTCATCTCGGTACGGGCCAACATCATCATCTCCACAAATCCCAACGATAAGGCTTTGTGCCAGTACGCGGATTACGTAAATAAGCTAATTAATGATAACTGCGATAAGCACATGCTAAACAG CTATGAAAACATGCTGGAAATTCCACTGCAGCCTCTTTGCGATAATCTGGACACCTATACCTATGAGGTATTCGAAACTGATCCTGTCAAATACAAACTCTATCAGGATGCCGTACAAGCGGCCCTGTTGGATCGAGTAAGCGCTGCGGAGGCTAAAACGAAACTG ACAGTTGTAATGCTACTGGGTGGAGGACGAGGTCCTTTAGCGAGAGCTGTTTTCAATGCTGCCGAGTTAACGAAGCGCAAAGTTCGCCTCTACATCATAGAAAAGAATCCCAATGCCATCCGCACCCTCTCCAACATGGTTAAAACGCTTTGGGCCGATAAGG ATGTTCACATTTTTTCAAAGGACATGCGGGACTTTTCCCCTCCAGAGCTGGCTGACATCATGGTTTCGGAGTTACTTGGTTCCTTTGGCGATAATGAACTTTCGCCCGAGTGCCTTGATGGAGCACTGAAGCTGCTCAAACCGGATGGAATCAGTATACCCTACAAATCCACCTCCTACATTAATCCACTGATGTCAGCAGTGCTGCACCAAAATGTCTGCCAATTGTTACCAACCTATCCTGCCTTCGACTACGGCTATGTGTCGCTGCTAAAGAATATTTACCATATTGACGAGCCGCAGGCTCTGTTTGAATTCGTACATCCTAATCGAGCGGAAAATATTGACAATACTCGCTGCAAGACGGTTTCATTTAAAGTCAATAAAGATTGCGTGCTGCACGGAATCGGCGGATACTTTGATACCCATTTGTACAAGGACATCTGCCTAAGCATCAATCCTCTGACCCATACGCCTGGCATGTTCTCCTGGTTCCCCATGTTCTTCGCAACG CGTCCAAGAACTCTGAGGGAGGGACAGACTATATCCATCCAGTTTTGGCGATGCGTGGATGCAACCAAAGTGTGGTACGAATGGCAGGTGGTCAATTCTCCAGACGATTGGGAGCACCATAACACACGCGGGACAGGTTACAACATGCGATTGTAA